From a single Pelmatolapia mariae isolate MD_Pm_ZW linkage group LG20, Pm_UMD_F_2, whole genome shotgun sequence genomic region:
- the srm gene encoding spermidine synthase, translating to MDHIKDGWFTESCTLWPGQAMSLQVEEVLYHKKSKFQDVMVFKSKTYGNVLVLDGVIQCTERDEFAYQEMIANLPLCSHPCPKKVLIIGGGDGGVLREVVKHPLVESAVLCEIDEDVINVSKKFLPGMAKGFFSPKLTLHIGDGFEFMKQNQDAFDIIITDSSDPVGPAESLFKESYYQLMKAALRSGGIICSQGECQWLHLELIKEMQTFCKTLFPVVDYAYSTIPTYPSGQIGFMLCSKNPETNFREPVKALSKEEKESMSLKYYNPEIHKASFVLPEFARKVLREA from the exons ATGGACCATATTAAAGATGGATGGTTTACAGAGTCTTGTACGCTATGGCCGGGGCAAGCAATGAGTCTCCAAGTAGAGGAGGTCCTCTACCACAAGAAATCCAAATTTCAAGATGTTATGGTTTTCAAGAG CAAAACCTACGGAAATGTGCTGGTGCTGGATGGAGTGATCCAGTGCACAGAGAGGGACGAGTTTGCCTATCAGGAAATGATTGCCAACCTTCCCCTGTGTAGCCATCCTTGTCCTAAGAAG GTGCTCATCATTGGTGGCGGAGACGGAGGTGTGCTAAGGGAAGTGGTGAAGCATCCGCTGGTGGAATCAGCGGTTCTTTGTGAGATAGACGAG GATGTGATTAATGTGTCAAAGAAGTTCCTCCCAGGGATGGCCAAAGGGTTTTTCAGTCCCAAGCTCACCCTCCACATTGGTGATGGCTTTGAATTCATGAAGCAGAATCAGGACGCCTTTGACATAATAATAACAGATTCATCAGACCCAGTGG GACCTGCTGAGAGCTTGTTCAAGGAGTCTTACTACCAGCTGATGAAGGCAGCATTGAGAAGTGGTGGAATTATTTGTTCCCAGG GCGAGTGTCAGTGGCTCCATTTGGAGTTGATAAAGGAGATGCAGACCTTCTGCAAAACCCTATTCCCTGTGGTGGACTACGCCTACAGCACCATTCCAACTTATCCCAGCGGCCAAATTGGATTCATGCTCTGCAGTAAAAATCCT gaaACAAATTTCAGGGAACCAGTGAAAGCACTGTCAAAAGAAGAGAAGGAAAGTATGAGCCTTAAATATTACAACCCTGAAATTCACAAAGCGTCGTTCGTTCTCCCAGAGTTTGCAAGAAAG GTGCTCAGAGAAGCATGA
- the sst7 gene encoding cortistatin, producing MQLLVVLAALMGVVFSVRAAAVLPVEDRSPIHVNRELSKERKELILKLVSGLLDGALDTNMLPGEATPVELEEPLESRLEERAVYNRLSLPQRDRKAPCKNFFWKTFTSC from the exons ATGCAGCTCCTGGTGGTGTTAGCAGCTCTCATGGGGGTTGTGTTCAGCGTTAGAGCAGCTGCCGTGCTTCCTGTGGAGGATAGGAGCCCCATCCATGTGAACAGG GAGCTGAGCAAAGAACGCAAGGAGCTGATCCTAAAGCTGGTGTCTGGCTTGTTGGATGGAGCTCTGGACACAAACATGCTGCCGGGAGAAGCGACGCCTGTGGAGCTCGAGGAGCCGCTGGAGTCTCGTCTGGAGGAGAGAGCTGTGTATAACAGGCTATCGCTTCCCCAGCGTGACCGCAAAGCTCCCTGTAAAAACTTCTTCTGGAAAACTTTCACCTCCTGCTAA